A window of Streptomyces marispadix contains these coding sequences:
- a CDS encoding ferritin-like domain-containing protein: MLSSRNLFREILENDRSFQLFCSIAASGEAQGGWENARIAALLPESMKDLAPKITRHGADEDKHGRIFNALLKKRGLEPVPVPLETDYTMLLERRGIGLAHEKLRRDEPLTEHDVIVYLTHSRVTEQRASDQMAMLLASCDDDSETARAVRMISNDEDAHLAYCHEELLRLVARGHEAAIRRALRRTAMAENVIHREVSLSVMSHMGRLLDWPAVKTVPIAAGIHTMFAYERFGGWRRMVNLTMPEQLDPLGQPARSTAPVV; encoded by the coding sequence ATGCTCTCGTCCCGAAATCTGTTCCGGGAGATTCTGGAGAACGACCGCTCCTTCCAGCTCTTCTGCTCGATCGCGGCCAGCGGAGAGGCCCAGGGCGGCTGGGAGAACGCACGGATCGCCGCCCTGTTGCCGGAGAGCATGAAGGACCTGGCGCCGAAGATCACCAGACACGGCGCGGACGAGGACAAGCACGGCCGGATCTTCAACGCGCTGCTGAAGAAGCGGGGGCTGGAGCCCGTGCCCGTGCCGCTGGAGACCGACTACACGATGCTGCTGGAGCGGCGCGGCATCGGTCTGGCCCACGAGAAGCTGCGCCGTGACGAGCCGCTCACCGAGCACGACGTCATCGTCTATCTGACGCACAGCCGTGTCACCGAGCAGCGTGCCTCGGACCAGATGGCGATGCTCCTCGCCAGTTGCGACGACGACAGCGAGACCGCCCGCGCCGTGAGGATGATCAGCAACGACGAGGACGCCCATCTCGCCTACTGCCACGAGGAGTTGCTGCGGCTCGTCGCACGCGGTCACGAGGCGGCGATCCGGCGGGCACTGCGCCGTACCGCGATGGCCGAGAACGTCATCCACCGCGAGGTCTCCCTCTCGGTGATGTCCCACATGGGGCGGCTGCTGGACTGGCCCGCGGTCAAGACCGTGCCCATCGCCGCGGGCATCCACACGATGTTCGCCTACGAACGCTTCGGCGGCTGGCGGCGGATGGTGAATCTGACGATGCCGGAGCAGCTCGACCCGCTGGGACAGCCCGCGCGCAGCACGGCACCCGTGGTGTGA
- a CDS encoding VOC family protein, which translates to MDSATNTTANTTTTGTAAGNGDAQGAAPAPTVWPTLQARDAHALIDFLVETVGFLRTALHTDGDRVAHCQLDWPEGGGVMLGSHDPEAKWCTPPGTFGCYVVTDDVDGLYERLRAAGVTVVRELADQDYGNRDFTISDPEGNLWCFGHYRGEARP; encoded by the coding sequence ATGGACAGCGCGACGAATACGACAGCGAACACGACGACGACAGGGACGGCCGCCGGGAACGGAGATGCCCAGGGCGCGGCTCCCGCTCCCACCGTCTGGCCGACCCTCCAGGCACGCGACGCCCACGCGCTGATCGACTTCCTCGTGGAGACGGTCGGTTTCCTGCGTACGGCCCTGCACACCGACGGCGACCGGGTCGCCCACTGCCAGCTCGACTGGCCCGAGGGCGGCGGGGTGATGCTGGGCTCGCACGATCCGGAGGCGAAATGGTGCACGCCGCCGGGCACATTCGGGTGCTACGTCGTGACGGACGACGTCGACGGCCTGTACGAGCGGCTGAGGGCGGCGGGCGTGACCGTCGTACGGGAACTCGCCGACCAGGACTACGGCAACCGCGACTTCACGATCAGCGACCCGGAGGGCAACCTCTGGTGCTTCGGCCACTACCGCGGCGAGGCCCGCCCCTGA
- a CDS encoding helix-turn-helix transcriptional regulator: MASTGGGGLPSASQSAASYEFVRAPRTLGAMVASTVGYRSEGAVPQLHRGLPAPYLTLIFSLDGPVVGGESPEHARGADAYREEIVVGGLRQRPAYILQPDREAGVQLAVHPLAARALFGMPARELTQTAGPGAAVLGRAAVEIHERMCELGGWQERFGLLTAYLRGRAEDRGRRAEVRPEVAEAWRWMARRRGAGSLDAMARHVALSRRQLTTLFQREVGAGPKQISRLMRFETAKQQVTSAVAGGAPPDLSAIAAQCGFYDHSHLVRDFRQYTGLSPSGWIGEERRNIQAGGHRNGEE; encoded by the coding sequence ATGGCCTCCACAGGGGGCGGCGGTCTCCCCTCCGCATCGCAGAGCGCGGCCTCGTACGAGTTCGTCCGGGCCCCGCGGACGCTGGGCGCGATGGTGGCCTCGACCGTCGGCTACCGCTCCGAGGGCGCCGTGCCGCAGCTCCACCGGGGGCTGCCCGCCCCGTACCTCACGTTGATCTTCTCTCTCGACGGCCCTGTCGTGGGCGGCGAGAGCCCGGAGCATGCGCGGGGCGCGGACGCCTATCGCGAGGAGATCGTCGTCGGGGGTCTGCGGCAGCGGCCCGCGTACATCCTTCAGCCGGACCGCGAGGCCGGGGTGCAGCTCGCCGTGCATCCGCTTGCGGCGCGGGCGCTGTTCGGCATGCCTGCCCGAGAGTTGACGCAGACGGCCGGTCCGGGAGCGGCCGTACTGGGGCGTGCGGCCGTGGAGATCCACGAGCGGATGTGTGAACTGGGCGGCTGGCAGGAGCGCTTCGGTCTGCTGACGGCCTATCTGCGCGGGCGGGCCGAGGACCGTGGACGGCGTGCGGAGGTGCGGCCCGAGGTGGCCGAGGCGTGGCGGTGGATGGCCCGGCGTCGGGGCGCCGGTTCGCTCGATGCGATGGCACGCCATGTGGCCCTGAGCCGACGGCAGTTGACCACTCTCTTCCAGCGCGAGGTGGGCGCGGGGCCGAAGCAGATCAGCCGTCTGATGCGCTTCGAGACGGCGAAGCAGCAGGTGACATCGGCGGTCGCGGGTGGGGCGCCGCCGGACCTGTCGGCGATCGCCGCGCAGTGCGGGTTCTACGACCACTCGCATCTGGTCCGGGACTTCCGGCAGTACACGGGGCTGAGCCCGAGCGGATGGATCGGCGAAGAGCGCCGGAATATCCAAGCCGGGGGCCACCGCAACGGCGAAGAGTAG
- a CDS encoding AraC family transcriptional regulator, which translates to MHLEELRALLARHARPDWTTAIDGVLISKVDRADPPEPSMSGTVLAVIAQGAKHLALGDRVYEYGAGQYLVASVDLPVTGQFTQADSDEPALGFGLTLEPSAVAELLLQAGPGDIPRAGTGAPPGIAVSDAPPAMLDAVVRLLRLLDEPRDRAVLAPLVKREILWRLITGEQGATVRQLGLADSGLSHVSRAVRWIREHYAEPFRVEDLARLSGMSVSAFYRNFQAVTAMSPIQFQKQIRLQEARLLLATHPGDVTGVGHRVGYDNPSQFSREYRRQFGEPPSRDAARLRKTARAPAGVLA; encoded by the coding sequence ATGCACCTCGAAGAGCTCCGCGCACTGCTGGCCCGGCATGCACGCCCCGACTGGACCACCGCCATCGACGGCGTGCTGATCTCGAAGGTCGACCGGGCGGATCCGCCGGAGCCCTCCATGTCCGGCACCGTGCTCGCGGTCATCGCCCAGGGCGCCAAGCACCTCGCCCTGGGCGACCGGGTCTATGAATACGGCGCCGGGCAGTATCTGGTGGCGTCCGTCGACCTTCCCGTCACCGGGCAGTTCACCCAGGCCGACTCCGACGAGCCGGCACTGGGATTCGGCCTCACCCTGGAACCCTCCGCCGTCGCCGAGTTGCTGCTGCAAGCCGGTCCCGGGGACATCCCCCGAGCGGGCACCGGCGCGCCGCCGGGGATCGCAGTGAGCGACGCTCCGCCCGCGATGCTCGACGCGGTCGTCAGGCTGCTGCGCCTGCTCGACGAGCCCCGCGACCGTGCCGTACTGGCCCCCCTGGTCAAACGCGAGATCCTGTGGCGCCTCATCACCGGCGAGCAGGGCGCGACCGTACGCCAACTCGGCCTCGCCGACAGCGGTCTCAGCCATGTCTCACGGGCGGTGCGCTGGATTCGCGAGCACTATGCCGAGCCCTTCCGTGTCGAGGACTTGGCACGCCTGTCCGGCATGAGCGTCTCCGCCTTCTACCGCAACTTCCAGGCGGTGACCGCGATGAGTCCCATCCAGTTCCAGAAGCAGATCCGGCTCCAGGAGGCCCGGCTGCTGCTCGCCACCCACCCCGGGGACGTCACGGGAGTCGGCCACCGCGTCGGCTACGACAACCCGTCGCAGTTCAGCCGCGAGTACCGGCGCCAGTTCGGCGAGCCGCCGAGCCGGGACGCGGCCCGCCTGCGGAAGACCGCACGCGCCCCCGCGGGCGTACTGGCCTGA
- a CDS encoding SDR family oxidoreductase, whose translation MKTVLITGTSSGYGRETARYFHEQGWNVIATMRTPCPGLLPESDRLRVLRLDVTEPESITAAFEAAGPVDALVNNAGVPSIGVFEGTPMSRVREVFETNTFGVMATTQAVLHRFRERGSGVVVNVTSSVVLGHMPLTAVYKASKAAVEGFTASLALELAPFGVHAKTVEPGACLTTNFGNRAAEGGPVDESVPAPYAPWAKQVLDGFMGQDLFTKESDVAETVWNAVHDTTGRLRFPAGPDAVRLAEAK comes from the coding sequence ATGAAGACCGTTCTGATCACCGGAACCTCGTCCGGCTACGGCCGGGAGACCGCCCGCTACTTCCACGAGCAGGGGTGGAACGTCATCGCGACCATGCGCACCCCGTGTCCCGGCCTCCTGCCCGAGTCGGACCGGCTCCGCGTCCTACGGCTCGACGTGACCGAACCGGAGTCCATCACCGCCGCGTTCGAGGCCGCCGGGCCCGTCGACGCCCTGGTCAACAACGCCGGCGTCCCCTCGATCGGCGTCTTCGAAGGGACCCCCATGAGCCGGGTGCGGGAGGTCTTCGAGACCAACACGTTCGGCGTGATGGCCACGACGCAGGCGGTGCTGCACCGGTTCCGCGAGCGCGGCTCCGGCGTCGTCGTCAACGTGACGTCCAGCGTGGTGCTCGGCCACATGCCGCTCACGGCCGTCTACAAGGCGAGCAAGGCGGCCGTCGAAGGCTTCACCGCTTCCCTCGCGCTGGAACTCGCGCCCTTCGGCGTACATGCGAAGACCGTTGAGCCGGGCGCCTGCCTGACGACGAACTTCGGGAACAGGGCGGCCGAAGGCGGGCCTGTGGACGAGTCGGTGCCCGCGCCCTACGCCCCGTGGGCGAAGCAGGTCCTGGACGGCTTCATGGGCCAGGACCTGTTCACCAAGGAGAGCGACGTAGCCGAGACGGTGTGGAACGCCGTGCACGACACGACCGGCCGGTTGCGGTTCCCGGCGGGCCCCGACGCGGTCCGGCTCGCCGAGGCGAAGTGA
- a CDS encoding helix-turn-helix domain-containing protein gives MTDDYLARIGQLIRDARQHRGWTQVKLAEALGTSQSAVNRIERGNQNISLEMIARISEALDSEIVSLGYSGPMHLRVVGGRRLSGSIDVKTSKNACVALLCASLLNSGRTVLRRVARIEEVFRILEVLSSIGVRARWINDGADLEIVPPAELDLEAIDADAARRTRSIIMFLGPLLHRMEQFRIPYAGGCDLGTRTVQPHMIALRRFGLEITATEGLYHAVVERSVTPGGPIVLTERGDTVTENALLAAARHDGVTVIRNASPNYMVQDLCFFLEQLGVKVEGIGTTTLTVHGVPEIDVDVDYSPSEDPVEAMSLLAAAVVTGSELTVCRVPVEFLEIELAVLEEMGLDTDRGPEYAADNGRTRLVDLTVRPSKLEAPADKIHPMPFPGINIDNVPFFAAIAAVAEGQTLIHDWVYDNRAIYLTDLNRLGGRLQLLDPHRVLVEGPTRWRAAEMMCPPALRPAVVVLLGMLAAEGTSVLRNVYVINRGYEDLAERLNEVGAQIETFRDI, from the coding sequence ATGACTGATGACTACCTGGCCCGCATCGGCCAACTCATCCGCGACGCCCGTCAGCACAGAGGCTGGACACAAGTGAAACTCGCCGAGGCCCTGGGGACGAGCCAGAGCGCTGTGAACCGCATCGAGCGCGGCAACCAGAACATCAGTCTTGAGATGATCGCGCGCATCTCCGAGGCCCTAGACAGCGAGATCGTCTCGCTCGGCTACTCGGGCCCGATGCATCTGCGCGTCGTCGGCGGCCGTCGCCTGTCGGGCAGCATCGACGTCAAGACGAGCAAGAACGCTTGCGTGGCGCTGCTGTGCGCCTCACTGCTCAACTCCGGGCGTACGGTGCTGCGTCGGGTCGCCCGCATCGAAGAGGTCTTCCGGATTCTGGAGGTGCTCTCCTCCATCGGCGTCCGTGCCCGCTGGATCAACGACGGCGCCGATCTGGAGATCGTGCCCCCGGCGGAGCTGGACCTGGAGGCCATCGACGCGGACGCCGCGCGCCGCACCCGCAGCATCATCATGTTCCTCGGGCCGCTGCTGCACAGGATGGAGCAGTTCCGCATCCCCTACGCGGGCGGCTGCGACCTCGGTACGCGCACTGTGCAGCCCCACATGATCGCGCTGCGCCGCTTCGGCCTGGAGATCACCGCGACGGAAGGGCTCTACCACGCCGTGGTGGAGCGCTCGGTCACGCCCGGCGGGCCGATCGTGCTGACCGAGCGCGGGGACACCGTCACCGAGAACGCGCTGCTGGCCGCCGCACGGCACGACGGCGTCACGGTCATCCGCAACGCCTCGCCGAACTACATGGTCCAGGACCTGTGCTTCTTCCTCGAACAGCTCGGCGTGAAGGTCGAGGGCATCGGCACCACCACGCTGACCGTGCACGGCGTTCCCGAGATCGACGTCGACGTGGACTACTCCCCCTCCGAGGACCCGGTCGAGGCGATGAGCCTGCTGGCGGCGGCGGTCGTCACCGGTTCCGAACTGACCGTATGCCGCGTGCCGGTGGAGTTCCTGGAGATCGAACTCGCGGTGCTGGAGGAGATGGGCCTCGACACCGACCGGGGCCCGGAGTACGCGGCGGACAACGGCCGTACCCGCCTGGTCGATCTGACCGTGCGCCCATCGAAGCTGGAGGCGCCCGCGGACAAGATCCACCCGATGCCGTTCCCCGGCATCAACATCGACAACGTGCCGTTCTTCGCTGCCATCGCCGCAGTCGCCGAGGGCCAGACGCTCATTCACGACTGGGTCTACGACAACCGCGCCATCTACCTCACCGACCTCAACCGCCTGGGCGGCCGCCTCCAACTCCTCGACCCTCACCGGGTGTTGGTGGAGGGCCCGACGCGCTGGCGTGCGGCGGAGATGATGTGCCCGCCCGCGCTGCGGCCCGCGGTGGTGGTGCTGCTGGGAATGCTCGCCGCGGAGGGCACCTCGGTGCTGCGCAACGTCTATGTGATCAACCGCGGTTATGAGGACCTCGCGGAGCGGCTCAACGAAGTCGGCGCGCAGATCGAGACGTTCAGGGACATCTGA
- a CDS encoding bifunctional helix-turn-helix transcriptional regulator/GNAT family N-acetyltransferase yields MDRAQIEQVRSFNRTVTERVGVLHDGYLGRGRPIGEARLLWEIGEQEQDVRRLRERLGLDSGYVSRLLRSLADDGLVTVEPLPSDRRVRTVRLTDAGREERAMLDERSDELAGSLLGPLNEGQRARLVAAMAEVDRLLTASTVTLDAVDPDHPDAQKCLRSYFTELQERFETGFDPARSLLPDAGELRPPHGLFLVARLQGEPVGCAGLKLPPGAPAEIKRMWVAPRARRLGLGRRFLGELEARAAGEGRDVLRLDTNRTLGAAIGLYRTYGFQEVPAFNDEPYAHHWFEKRVSGPARG; encoded by the coding sequence ATGGATCGAGCGCAGATAGAGCAGGTACGCAGCTTCAACCGGACCGTCACCGAGCGCGTGGGCGTGCTGCACGACGGCTATCTGGGCCGCGGGCGTCCCATCGGCGAGGCCCGGCTGCTCTGGGAGATCGGCGAGCAGGAGCAGGACGTGCGGCGCCTGCGCGAGCGGCTCGGGCTGGACTCGGGGTACGTCAGCAGGCTGCTGCGGTCCCTGGCGGACGACGGGCTGGTGACGGTGGAGCCGCTGCCCAGCGACCGGCGGGTGCGCACCGTGCGGCTCACCGACGCGGGGCGCGAGGAGCGGGCCATGCTCGACGAGCGCAGCGACGAGCTGGCCGGGTCCCTGCTGGGGCCGCTCAACGAAGGCCAGCGTGCCCGGCTGGTGGCCGCGATGGCCGAGGTCGACCGGCTGCTGACGGCCTCCACGGTCACCCTGGACGCCGTCGACCCGGACCACCCCGACGCCCAGAAGTGTCTGCGTTCCTACTTCACGGAGTTGCAGGAGCGCTTCGAGACCGGCTTCGACCCCGCGCGCAGCCTGCTGCCCGACGCCGGTGAACTCCGGCCTCCGCACGGCCTGTTCCTCGTGGCACGGCTACAGGGCGAGCCCGTGGGATGCGCCGGTCTGAAGCTGCCGCCCGGCGCACCGGCCGAGATCAAGCGCATGTGGGTCGCGCCCCGCGCCCGCCGTCTCGGGCTCGGCCGCCGCTTCCTCGGCGAACTGGAGGCGCGCGCCGCCGGGGAGGGCCGTGACGTGCTGCGCCTGGACACCAACAGGACGCTCGGCGCCGCGATCGGCCTGTACCGGACGTACGGCTTCCAGGAGGTCCCCGCCTTCAACGACGAGCCGTACGCACACCACTGGTTCGAGAAGCGGGTCTCGGGGCCGGCCCGAGGCTGA
- a CDS encoding aconitate hydratase produces the protein MSANSFDARSTLQVGDESYEIFRLDKVEGSARLPYSLKVLLENLLRTEDGANITADHIRAVGGWDPDARPSQEIQFTPARVIMQDFTGVPCVVDLATMREAVKELGGDADRINPLAPAELVIDHSVIADKFGTANSFAQNVELEYGRNRERYQFLRWGQTAFDEFKVVPPGTGIVHQVNIEHLARTVMVRGGQAYPDTLVGTDSHTTMVNGLGVLGWGVGGIEAEAAMLGQPVSMLIPRVVGFKLTGSLPTGTTATDLVLTITEMLREHGVVGKFVEFYGEGVGAVPLANRATIGNMSPEFGSTAAIFPIDQETINYLKLTGRSESQLKLVEAYAKEQGMWHEAAHEPVYSEYLELDLATVVPSIAGPKRPQDRIALADAKRQFLADLPDYVPDAGKTAGGAPLASSPVDEASSESFPASDAPAYGHQDNGSGQPQHAAVGSQPDAGLTKLVKVTGPDGNPYEIDHGAVAVAAITSCTNTSNPYVMVGAALLAKKAVEKGLTRKPWVKTTLAPGSQVVMDYYDRAGLTPYLDKLGFNLVGYGCTTCIGNSGPLPEEISQAVNEHDLAVVSVLSGNRNFEGRINPDVKMNYLASPPLVVAYAIAGSMKVDITTEPLGTDQDGNPVHLADLWPSEQEVEEVVASCIGQEMFTKDYADVFAGDSQWQALPVPTGNTFEWDPESTYVRKPPYFEGMGTEPSPVEDISGARVLAKLGDSVTTDHISPAGAIKADTPAGQYLTEHGVARRDFNSYGSRRGNHEVMIRGTFANIRLRNQIAEGAGFSSLPEGGYTRDFTQPDAPVSFIYDASQNYQAQGVPLVILAGKEYGSGSSRDWAAKGTALLGVKAVVAESYERIHRSNLIGMGVLPLQFPDGESADSLGLSGEETFTITGITALNDGGIPATVRVSTDTGVAFDATVRIDTPGEADYYRNGGIMQYVLRSLLRK, from the coding sequence GTGTCGGCGAACAGCTTCGACGCCCGCAGCACGCTTCAGGTGGGCGACGAGTCGTACGAGATCTTCAGGCTGGACAAGGTGGAGGGCTCCGCCCGGCTCCCGTACAGCCTGAAGGTGCTGCTGGAGAACCTCCTCCGCACCGAGGACGGCGCGAACATCACCGCCGACCACATCCGTGCCGTGGGCGGCTGGGACCCCGACGCCCGGCCCAGCCAGGAGATCCAGTTCACGCCCGCCCGCGTGATCATGCAGGACTTCACGGGCGTGCCGTGCGTCGTCGACCTGGCGACCATGCGCGAGGCCGTCAAGGAGCTGGGCGGCGACGCGGACCGCATCAACCCCCTCGCCCCGGCCGAGCTGGTCATCGACCACTCCGTGATCGCCGACAAGTTCGGCACCGCCAACTCCTTCGCGCAGAACGTGGAGTTGGAGTACGGGCGCAACCGCGAGCGCTACCAGTTCCTGCGCTGGGGCCAGACCGCGTTCGACGAGTTCAAGGTCGTACCGCCCGGCACCGGCATCGTCCACCAGGTCAACATCGAGCACCTCGCCCGTACGGTGATGGTGCGCGGCGGCCAGGCCTACCCCGACACCCTCGTCGGCACCGACTCGCACACCACCATGGTCAACGGGCTCGGCGTCCTCGGCTGGGGCGTCGGCGGCATCGAGGCGGAGGCCGCCATGCTCGGCCAGCCGGTCTCGATGCTCATCCCGCGCGTCGTCGGCTTCAAGCTCACCGGCTCGCTGCCGACCGGCACCACCGCCACCGACCTCGTGCTCACCATCACCGAGATGCTGCGCGAGCACGGCGTCGTGGGGAAGTTCGTGGAGTTCTACGGCGAGGGCGTCGGCGCGGTGCCGCTCGCCAACCGCGCCACCATCGGCAACATGTCGCCGGAGTTCGGCTCCACCGCCGCGATCTTCCCGATCGACCAGGAGACCATCAACTACCTGAAGCTGACCGGCCGTTCGGAGAGCCAGCTCAAGCTCGTCGAGGCGTACGCCAAGGAGCAGGGCATGTGGCACGAAGCCGCCCACGAGCCCGTATACAGCGAGTACCTGGAGCTGGACCTGGCCACGGTCGTGCCGTCGATCGCAGGCCCGAAGCGCCCCCAGGACCGCATCGCGCTCGCCGACGCCAAGCGCCAGTTCCTCGCCGACCTGCCCGACTACGTGCCGGACGCGGGCAAGACGGCGGGCGGCGCACCGCTGGCCTCCTCCCCGGTGGACGAGGCCAGTTCGGAGTCGTTCCCCGCCAGCGACGCCCCGGCCTACGGCCACCAGGACAACGGCAGCGGGCAGCCGCAGCACGCCGCCGTCGGCTCGCAGCCCGACGCCGGGCTCACCAAGCTCGTCAAGGTCACCGGCCCCGACGGAAACCCGTACGAGATCGACCACGGCGCCGTCGCCGTCGCCGCGATCACCTCCTGCACCAACACCTCCAACCCGTACGTCATGGTCGGTGCCGCGCTGTTGGCGAAGAAGGCCGTGGAGAAGGGCCTCACCCGCAAGCCGTGGGTGAAGACCACCCTCGCTCCCGGCTCCCAGGTCGTCATGGACTACTACGACCGCGCGGGCCTCACCCCGTATCTCGACAAGCTCGGCTTCAACCTCGTCGGCTACGGCTGCACGACCTGCATCGGCAACTCCGGCCCGCTGCCGGAGGAGATCTCGCAGGCCGTCAACGAGCACGACCTGGCCGTGGTCTCCGTGCTGTCCGGGAACCGGAACTTCGAGGGCCGGATCAACCCCGACGTGAAGATGAACTACCTCGCGTCCCCGCCGCTCGTCGTCGCCTACGCCATCGCCGGCTCGATGAAGGTCGACATCACCACCGAGCCGCTCGGCACCGACCAGGACGGCAACCCGGTGCATCTCGCCGACCTGTGGCCCTCCGAGCAGGAGGTCGAGGAGGTCGTCGCCTCCTGCATCGGGCAGGAGATGTTCACCAAGGACTACGCGGACGTCTTCGCAGGCGACTCACAGTGGCAGGCGCTGCCGGTGCCCACCGGCAACACCTTCGAGTGGGACCCGGAGTCGACGTACGTGCGCAAGCCCCCGTACTTCGAGGGCATGGGCACCGAGCCGTCCCCGGTCGAGGACATCTCCGGCGCACGCGTGCTCGCCAAGCTGGGCGACTCCGTCACCACCGACCACATCTCGCCCGCCGGTGCGATCAAGGCCGACACCCCCGCGGGGCAGTACCTCACCGAACACGGCGTCGCCCGCCGCGACTTCAACAGCTACGGCTCGCGCCGCGGCAACCACGAGGTCATGATCCGCGGGACCTTCGCCAACATCCGGCTGCGCAACCAGATCGCCGAAGGCGCTGGCTTTTCTTCTCTGCCGGAAGGTGGTTACACCCGCGACTTCACCCAGCCCGACGCTCCGGTCTCCTTCATCTACGACGCCTCGCAGAACTACCAGGCGCAGGGCGTACCGCTGGTCATCCTGGCGGGCAAGGAGTACGGCTCCGGCTCGTCCCGCGACTGGGCGGCGAAGGGCACCGCGCTGCTCGGCGTCAAGGCCGTCGTCGCCGAGTCCTACGAGCGCATCCACCGCTCGAACCTGATCGGCATGGGTGTGCTGCCCCTTCAGTTCCCCGACGGGGAGAGCGCCGATTCGCTGGGCCTGAGCGGTGAGGAGACCTTCACCATCACCGGGATCACCGCGCTCAACGACGGCGGCATCCCCGCCACCGTCAGGGTCTCCACGGACACCGGCGTCGCCTTCGACGCGACCGTACGGATCGACACCCCCGGTGAGGCCGACTACTACCGCAACGGCGGGATCATGCAGTACGTGCTGCGCTCCCTGCTGCGCAAGTAG
- the ngcE gene encoding N-acetylglucosamine/diacetylchitobiose ABC transporter substrate-binding protein — protein MGSNHVNRRDLIKQAAAAGLIAVPAMGALTSCASGSGEDNKVDKGKKTKDNPLGVNKSAPLEVYIFDGGFGTKYAKDAQAVYEKNFPKAKTKLKSTQKIQSVLQPRFNGGTPPDLIDNSGAEQMDMGVLVGKKQLTDLTELLDAPSIDDPNKKVRDTLRPGVVEMGQFDGKPVWILYYAYTVYGVWYSQKALDKLDVEYPENWDDMLSVCAKAKKKGMAGWTYAGKFPYYLPFSLYPFMAKIGGPEVLNKIDNLEPDAWKQPAVKAALEAYYELYKKGYVLDGTPGLDHIESQTAWNEGKALFIPNGSWVENEAKKTTPKDFEMRVAAPSGLDSGDKLPFGTLWASGGEPFIVPAKAKNPTGGMEQLRIMLGEASSKNFTKQVSSLTSFNGGTEGLSLPPGLKSAVDALEKAGKNIVNPRIQDWYVALQKEKIGVACLGEMMAGRMTPAEAMKKAQKFTDEAREDDSITHYKH, from the coding sequence ATGGGATCCAACCACGTCAACCGCCGTGACCTGATCAAGCAGGCAGCCGCAGCCGGCCTGATAGCCGTCCCTGCAATGGGCGCGCTCACCTCCTGCGCCAGCGGAAGCGGCGAGGACAACAAGGTCGACAAGGGCAAGAAGACCAAGGACAACCCCCTCGGCGTGAACAAGAGCGCTCCGCTCGAGGTGTACATCTTCGACGGCGGCTTCGGCACGAAGTACGCCAAGGACGCCCAGGCCGTCTACGAGAAGAACTTCCCCAAGGCCAAGACGAAGCTGAAGTCGACCCAGAAGATCCAGTCCGTGCTTCAGCCCCGCTTCAACGGCGGCACCCCGCCGGACCTGATCGACAACTCGGGCGCCGAGCAGATGGACATGGGCGTGCTGGTGGGCAAGAAGCAGCTCACCGACCTCACGGAGCTGCTGGACGCGCCCTCCATCGACGACCCGAACAAGAAGGTGCGCGACACCCTGCGCCCCGGCGTCGTGGAGATGGGCCAGTTCGACGGCAAGCCGGTGTGGATTCTGTACTACGCCTACACCGTCTACGGCGTCTGGTACTCCCAGAAGGCGCTCGACAAGCTCGACGTGGAATACCCCGAGAACTGGGACGACATGCTCTCGGTCTGCGCGAAGGCCAAGAAGAAGGGCATGGCGGGCTGGACCTACGCGGGCAAGTTCCCCTACTACCTGCCCTTCAGCCTCTACCCCTTCATGGCCAAGATCGGCGGCCCCGAGGTACTGAACAAGATCGACAACCTGGAGCCCGACGCCTGGAAGCAGCCGGCGGTCAAGGCCGCCCTGGAGGCGTACTACGAGCTGTACAAGAAGGGCTACGTCCTCGACGGCACGCCCGGCCTGGACCACATCGAGTCGCAGACCGCCTGGAACGAGGGCAAGGCGCTGTTCATCCCGAACGGCTCCTGGGTGGAGAACGAGGCGAAGAAGACCACCCCGAAGGACTTCGAGATGCGGGTCGCCGCGCCCTCCGGCCTGGACAGCGGCGACAAGCTGCCCTTCGGCACGCTGTGGGCCTCCGGCGGCGAGCCGTTCATCGTGCCGGCGAAGGCGAAGAACCCCACCGGCGGCATGGAGCAGCTCCGGATCATGCTCGGTGAGGCGTCCTCGAAGAACTTCACCAAGCAGGTGTCCTCGCTGACTTCCTTCAACGGCGGCACCGAGGGTCTGTCCCTGCCTCCGGGCCTGAAGTCGGCGGTGGACGCGCTGGAGAAGGCGGGCAAGAACATCGTCAACCCCCGCATCCAGGACTGGTACGTGGCCCTCCAGAAGGAGAAGATCGGCGTGGCCTGCCTGGGCGAGATGATGGCCGGGCGCATGACGCCGGCCGAAGCGATGAAGAAGGCCCAGAAGTTCACCGACGAAGCGCGTGAAGACGACTCCATCACGCACTACAAGCACTGA